A genomic window from Hyla sarda isolate aHylSar1 chromosome 8, aHylSar1.hap1, whole genome shotgun sequence includes:
- the LOC130284479 gene encoding hemoglobin subunit alpha-2-like translates to MALDADNKGLIQAIWTPIAAHADQYGAEALYRMFLSSPQTKTYFPNFDLHKDSPDIRAHGKKVFDALTKAAQHLDNIEGALSNLSDLHAFDLRVDPGNFTILAHHILVTIAIHHPDKFDSLTHQALDKFLAAVGCALTSKYR, encoded by the exons ATGGCTCTTGACGCTGACAACAAAGGACTCATCCAGGCCATCTGGACACCTATTGCAGCCCATGCTGATCAATATGGAGCAGAAGCTCTCTACAG gatgttcCTTTCCTCTCCCCAGACCAAGACTTACTTCCCTAACTTTGACTTGCATAAGGATTCTCCTGATATCAGAGCTCATGGCAAGAAAGTATTTGATGCCCTGACAAAGGCTGCACAACACCTGGACAACATTGAGGGAGCCCTGAGTAACCTGAGCGACCTCCATGCCTTTGACCTGAGAGTGGATCCTGGAAACTTCACA ATCCTGGCTCACCACATCTTGGTTACAATTGCTATACACCACCCTGACAAATTTGACTCTCTCACTCACCAGGCTCTGGACAAGTTCCTGGCTGCCGTTGGATGCGCTCTGACATCTAAGTACCGTTAA